In Salvelinus namaycush isolate Seneca chromosome 12, SaNama_1.0, whole genome shotgun sequence, the DNA window TACTCTCCCCTGCGATCCCCAGCCTCTCTGTGTTGCCTTGCCTCTGTACTGTAGCAGTTAAAAGGGGTACCCAGTCATAGAAAATGTACTGTTACACTCATGGGTATCTTCCATATGTCTATACTGTACTAAAAGTGTAGTTATTGCAATGAAGTGGTGTAGACGGAGATTCTTACCATGAGCCAGATGGGGTAGGGCACCTTGCGGAGGACCTGGGGGGCGTCGGAGGAGACAGAAGGCACTCCGCTGCACCACAGCACTGAGTAGAGCCACGGCTCATTCACCGGGTACACCATCACACTCATGTTGTTCACCAGGAAGTCCCTACAAAGATAAATAGTTATTGGACATGCTGGTCTGTGAGTAACCGTAACGCAGGATGAGGTTAGGGTTTAAGATACGATTCTAGGACTTTTTAGATTACATGTTTGGACCTCCCAGATAACATTTTGGACAATCCCAGCAGGtgaatggttagggttagagtttgaGAGTAACAGTAGTATGTCTTACTGAATGTCCTTGTTACTGGCCTGTGAGTAGCGCAGGGTGAGGCTGCTGATGCCCCTGTGTCTGAGCTCCTCCACTGACAGTTTCTCTAAGGAGGTCTGCTGCAGCCCCCTGACACGGCCCCTGTCTGTGTCCGGGGTCCACGTCACCTAAAAAACCACAGGGCACAAGACACAGGGTAAGAGTCTGGACCTGCTTTTTGATTTACACATTTCTACCAATGTTGCTAAGGACTCagtgacagacagatacacagaaaGTCCTCCTCACCCTCTTCTGTGATATCCCAGACCTCTGGACGGCCCACAGGGTGTCCATGATCCAGGTCTTGTAGTGTGGGTGTTCTGGGGGAGGTCTATGGAGGTTTAACAGGGCTGAGCGGTTGGCCCTGGCTGTCAGGCGGAGCATCTCTACCAGGCTACACACTGTCAGATTCCCCATTCGGTTCCGGTCCCTCCCTGTCAGAGACCCAACCGTCCAGTAGGGGTCGctctggagagagaagagaggtgttTTATTTTATGAAGTGATGCAAAGTGGAGTGAAAAAATATACTTGGTGTGGGGAGAGGGAAGGGTAGACTAGAGAAGGGGAGAGACTAAGAGAAAGAGCAAtacaaggagggagagagacatatacccagtgagagggagagagagagagagagagaggggagagaggtacCTCCAAAAACCACTGCCCCGCATTTAGAGAGCGAATCTCTGTCCAATTGAAGAGAGAGGCGTCCTCGTGCTGTTTGTCTGGAAAGACCTTGGCGATGTTAGTGGTCCTTCTCAGGGTGCGGTCTCGCATCAGGAAGGGCACCCCGTCCAGACTGTAGAGGACAGTTGGGAACACAGACTGACATCACTGAACCAGTAACACTTATGTAATTTATGTCACTGCTTTCATAAATAAAATAGAGGTTCTGTGGCAATGGGAGTACTAAAATGGGCCTGTAATAACAGGCTATAATGCACTAGTGAAAAGGAATGGATGTGAGATTAAAATGGTCTTAAAACAAGTTGACTATATCAAAGGCAGGGTCAGAATGGGGGTGTTTAGATTTTCTCCATAACCTTTTACACGCTGTGAATGTTGCTATGGCTTCACTACAGAAAGGCCCACCCGTCGTTACCGGTCTACTGTAGAGAACTCGTTATTGGCTGGTAGAGTATGGTTGGGTACCTGACGGAGACGTCGGCCTCCAGGGAGCTGACCCCCTGTTGCAGGGCCTTGTTGAAGGACATCAGGGTGTTCTCTGGAGCCAGCTACagcacaggacacacacacacacacacacacacacacacacacaggaggtaCAATGGGTTATCAGGGGTTGTTAGAATTTGATGGCAGTCATTTGAGCTAGTGGTGGAAAGGCaaattatttcagctttaatgAAATAGGAAATAGGTTAGCAGCCGAATACATGTGGAGATTCCTTAGGATCTACATGAAGCGACTAGAGAGTAGGGGGCAAGAAGATATTTCTGTAGGGGGACACGGACTCACCATTGGAGCCCCCCGTCTTCCAATGACATCAGGTCGAGGTTTGAGGCTGTTCCTGTCCATGATGCAGGGTGAGGTGATGGCAAGGGGAGCCATGTAGAGGACCAGCAGGACACTTAGGTAGACAAGCAGCACAATCAAGTGGAACTCTGGGAAGGAGGAAGACCATAGAGTGAGGACATTAGTTCCCAGATTTCTGACTGCTGCTGCAATCATTGTTCATTATCAAACATCTTTATGGTTATAATGATAATAATCATGAAGTAATGTAATCATGTATAATATTGATATTATTGGTATCCTGATTTGAGTTACAGTGAAAGCCAATCAAAATCCAACCCAATACTTACTGGTTCTCCCTGCACGGATCACATGTCCAGCGACCAGCCAACCCAGCGCTGTGACAGCAGCCAGAGCTCCTATGTGCAGGAAAGGACCTGTGGACTGAATTACAACACAGGAAGACAGGAGTTTTATAAccttgttcacacacacacacacacacacacacacacacacacacacacacacacacacacacacacacacacacacacacacacacacacacacacacacgtagagaaACCAACAAATAGAGATGTTGACCTGTAGCGATATAAGAATGATGTCCCATTCGTCCCCCCACACGTCACTGATGGAGACCACACCACTGACAGTGGTGATCATGGCAGCCAACACACTAATCTGTGGGGACCAACATATCACAGTTTGATTTGTTCTACACATTCCTATGCAGGGCTAACAGTAACATGGTATTCATTTCCTCATCAGTAGGTCAGAGTCCATTTGAAGGCCTACCTTGTGGATCCAGTAGAGGTTCAGCTGCTGTCCCAGTGAAATATGACAGAGTGCTAAAATCTGGATACGAACAGCGCCACAATCAGGTTAGATCTTACTGAACCTGCAGCAGCAACACGTGTTTTACTGTGTGTACAGGCATTTAACCAAACATGAAACTTACTCACCATTAAAAATGTTATGTAACTAAAGCCAACTGCGGTGGTTGCGAGAATGGGGACAGTGCCGTCCTTCCATTCCCCAGAACGGTTGTATAGTAacctgagaaagagagacagagggtgtgGAAGGTGAGCCAGTGTCTTGATAAGAAGAGGACCAGCCCTGATAGGAGATATTGAAATATGCACACATTAAATTACTAATTGAAAGCTGCTCAAAAGAGAGAGACTGCTTCTGGGGGACAGAAACAATGGTGCAAACTCACAGCCACTCTGGTAAGGACTAACTTACACTCACCAGTTGAATTGGTTGTAGTCATTGTGGGCCTCCAACCAGAAGTAAGCCCAGAAGAGGAGCAGGGAGAAGGTGCTGCACAAGATGATGAACCATGCACATTCCCACTGGTGAACACACAACAGAATGAAGAAGACATGTACTTTCTATAACACTTTTAACATAACGTTCCACAACCTTCAGCTTAAACAATCACACAACGTGTAAAACAAGTTAAAACAAATTACCTCTTAAAACGAAACCGTATAAAAATCCCATTTTTATGAATTTCCCCTTTGATTGGTAACATAATTTCCACCTTTCATCTGTCCTCTGGCATGACTGGCATGAAAGTCTGGTCAGATTACCAGGCACTTCCCCCATAGTAATTGACTGGATTGAGGGGGGTAAAACAGGTCAGGGGCGCATGCAGAAAGGGAACAAGGTTGCGAAATAGCAAATTTCCcaattataattattttattgAGGGGAAATGTACTTACTGTGACATGTGGTTTTCTCACCTAgccatcttaagatgaatgcactaaccgtaagtcactctggataaaagcatctggtaaattactcaaatgtaaataagtAATTATAAAGAATATGGAATAATGTCAGCTGTATTCATGACATCTCTATCTGCCATGTTTTACAACGTTTGCGTACTGAATGTGGCCCAGGTCAGACCACAGCCAGGTGGAGTTGACCAGTGATCAGCTTTACATCTCATGCTGGCCAGACTAGTGCTGCATCTCTTCCACATCTCCTACAGTCTATTATTAGAGGCCTGGCAATAATGTGTAGACGCGTGGTAGTTAAGAGGGGAATACCACATTAACACTTACACTGCACTCAGAGGAAAGGCTAGGAATCTCATCAGTGAGGCCTCACCTTCTACTGGTTAGAGTTAATGCACAGGGGAGAATGGGAGAGTAGAGGGCTGGTGTTTTAATGAAGTCTGGTTTCTGAGGTAACCACCACACTACTTCTGTTGAGGCAGTCAATTACCTGGTCTCACACAATACTTCACAGCCGTGAcaagactgtgtttgtgtgtgtgtgtgtgtgtgtgtgtgtgtgtgtgtgtgtgtgtgtgtgtacagtgctgtgaaaaagtatttgcccactACATAAGTTTCTCTACTgttgtatattttttatattgaACATTATCAGATCtccaaccaaaacctaatattagataaagggaacctgagtgaacaaataacacaacgattacatacttatttcatttatttcatcaTCAAAGTTATGCAatacccaatgcccctgtgtgaaaaagtaattgccacCTGACACTCAACTGGTTGGTGTGCCACCTTTAACTGCAATGACTCCAatcaaacgcttcctgtagttgttgatcagtctctcacatcagtGTGGAGGAATTTTGTCCCACTCTTGCATACAGAACttctttaactcagcgacatttgtgggtttccAAGCATGAACTGCtggtttcaagtcctgccacaacatctcaattgggattagttCTGGACTTTGACTGGCTATTCCAAAACTTCACATTATTGCTTTTTAACCATGTTCATgttgacttgattgtgtgttttggatcattgtcttgctgcatgacccagctgcgcttcagattcagctcacagacagatggcctgacattctcctgtagaattctctgatacagagcaaaATACATGGTTCCTTCttttaaggcaagtcgtccaggtcctgaggtaGCAAAGTATCCCCAAAACATCACACTTCCACCACAATGGGTGACTGTTGGTATttggttcttactgtggaatgaagtgtttggttttcgccaagCATTATGGGacccatgtcatccaaaaagtgatacttttgactcatctgtccagagaacattcttccaagagtcttgatgatcatccaggtacTTACAGGTGCTTTTTTGGCAAACTTCAGTCAACTTTCTGCATGAGATGGGTCCAATTATGTCTAGTGAAAACCAAACATTGCATTCCAAAGTAAGAAACTCATaccaacggtgaagcatggtggtggtagtgtgatggtttggggatgctttggtTTGGGgtgacttgccttaatagaaggaaccgtctgtgagctgaagcgcagctgggtcatgcagcaagacaatgatccaaagcacacaatcaagtctacatgaaaatggctaaaaagcatCACATTTGAAGTtatggaatggcctagtcaaagtccagatataatcccaattgagatgttgcagttcatgcttgaaaatagagatcgaccgattaatcggaatggccgattaattagggccgatttcaagttttcataacaatcggcaATCGGTATtgttggacaccgatttggccgattttttatttaaaaaaaatatatatatttttttacacctttatttaactaggcaagtcagttaagaacacattcttattttcaatgacggcctaggaacggtgggttaactaccttgttcaggggcagaacgacagatttttaccttgtcagctcggggattcaatcttgcaactttacggttaactagtccaacgctctaaccacctgccttacattgcattccacgaggagcctgcctgttacgcgaatgcagtaagaagccaaggtaagttgctagctagcattaaacttatcttataaaaaacaatcaatcaatcaatcataatcactagttaactacacatggttgatgatattactagtttatctagcgtgtcctgcgttgcatataatcgatgcggtgcgcattcgcgaaaaaggactgtcgttgctccaacgtgtatctaaccataaacatcaatgcctttcttaaaatcaatacacaagtatatatttttaaacctgcatatttagttaatattgcctgctaacatgaatttcgttgtgtcacttctcttgcaacagagtcagggtatatgcagcagtttgggccgcctggctcgttgcgaactgtgtgaagactatttcttcctaacaaagacagccaacttcaccaaacgggggatgatttaacttcttatggctgggaggcagtattgagtagcttggatgaataaggtgcccagagtaaactgcctgctactcaggtccagaagctaagatatgcatattattaatagattttgatagaaaacactctgaagtttccaaaactgtttgaatgatgtctgtgagtacaacagaactcatatggcaggcaaaaacctgagaaaaaatccaaccaggaagtgggaaatctgaggtttgtaggttttgaagtctttgcctatccaatatagtgtaaaatttggtccgattgcacttcctaaggcttccactagatgtcaacagtctttagaaccttgtttcaggcttctactgtgaagagggagagaataagagctgtttgagtcaggtgtctggcagaatgccaagagagttagctgcgttccttttcctttctaaagacaaaggaattgtccggttggaatattattgaagatttatgttaaaaacatcctaaagattgattctatacatcgtttgacatgtttctatgaactgtaatataactttaacTTTTCATCTGGACTAAGGGCCTGCGCCTCTTGAATTTGAaattgtgaactaaacgcgcgaacaaaaaggaggtatttggacataaatgatggactttatcgaacaaaacaaacatttattgtggaacagggattcctgggagtgcattccgtggaagatcatcaaaggtaagtgaatatttataatgctatttctgacttct includes these proteins:
- the LOC120057087 gene encoding glycerophosphodiester phosphodiesterase domain-containing protein 5-like, whose protein sequence is MVKHQPLQQVYEKQLCLSFLTGIYGCRWKRYQRSHDNSSKWECAWFIILCSTFSLLLFWAYFWLEAHNDYNQFNWLLYNRSGEWKDGTVPILATTAVGFSYITFLMILALCHISLGQQLNLYWIHKISVLAAMITTVSGVVSISDVWGDEWDIILISLQSTGPFLHIGALAAVTALGWLVAGHVIRAGRTKFHLIVLLVYLSVLLVLYMAPLAITSPCIMDRNSLKPRPDVIGRRGAPMLAPENTLMSFNKALQQGVSSLEADVSVSLDGVPFLMRDRTLRRTTNIAKVFPDKQHEDASLFNWTEIRSLNAGQWFLESDPYWTVGSLTGRDRNRMGNLTVCSLVEMLRLTARANRSALLNLHRPPPEHPHYKTWIMDTLWAVQRSGISQKRVTWTPDTDRGRVRGLQQTSLEKLSVEELRHRGISSLTLRYSQASNKDIQDFLVNNMSVMVYPVNEPWLYSVLWCSGVPSVSSDAPQVLRKVPYPIWLMSPYEYCLVWITSDLVSIAIVTGIFIFQKWRMSGMQNYNPEQIMLSAVTRRPSRDVNIMKEKLIFSEVSNGVTNTDEHLYPENGYDIGQYK